In the genome of Phycisphaerales bacterium, one region contains:
- a CDS encoding OmpA family protein: MALKKRIRKELSCPLWLATYGDLVTNVLVFFVLLLSMSEIKKDDRFIDFMQAIREAFGYVGGLESVPYEQVLSPKNVELAKILIVPVQPKEWAKAPDPGIRNKEQRVTYIRREDKFAIGGKFRFEELSATLGPDNQALLAEYIEKLRGYETQIELRGHSSRFPVAGSPFRDHFDLSLARARAVAEALMAQGVAPERIVVVGVGTNEPVRPYAYSAAERSENDRVEVLQVHRTLTELAPGEGEPTGIE, translated from the coding sequence ATGGCGCTCAAAAAACGCATTCGCAAGGAGCTGAGCTGCCCACTCTGGCTAGCCACGTACGGTGATCTTGTCACCAATGTGCTCGTCTTCTTCGTGCTATTGCTCTCGATGAGCGAGATCAAGAAGGATGATCGCTTCATCGACTTCATGCAGGCGATCCGCGAAGCGTTCGGTTACGTCGGGGGGCTCGAATCCGTCCCCTACGAACAGGTGCTCAGCCCCAAGAACGTCGAACTGGCCAAGATCCTGATCGTCCCGGTGCAGCCGAAAGAGTGGGCGAAGGCCCCTGACCCCGGGATCCGCAATAAAGAACAGCGCGTTACTTACATCCGCCGAGAGGACAAATTCGCGATCGGCGGCAAGTTCCGTTTTGAGGAACTTTCAGCCACCCTTGGTCCCGACAATCAGGCCCTGCTCGCCGAGTATATTGAGAAGCTGCGCGGGTACGAGACGCAGATCGAACTGCGCGGGCACTCCAGCCGCTTCCCGGTGGCAGGCAGCCCGTTTCGCGATCACTTCGATCTGTCACTGGCACGGGCCAGGGCGGTGGCGGAGGCCCTCATGGCCCAAGGCGTGGCGCCCGAACGCATCGTAGTGGTTGGGGTCGGGACGAATGAACCCGTCCGGCCTTACGCATATAGCGCGGCCGAACGCAGTGAGAACGACCGCGTCGAAGTGCTGCAGGTGCATCGCACGCTCACGGAGCTGGCTCCAGGCGAGGGGGAGCCGACCGGCATAGAGTAG
- a CDS encoding rhomboid family intramembrane serine protease, whose translation MLIPIGTEYRPRQVPFANYALIALNVLVFLATHVFGGRLGEQLVGIFALDGARPNLYQYVTYQFLHGDLWHLLGNMLFLWIFGNAVCDRMGWLGYLLFYLGGGVFAGVAFTWEADNPMVGASGAIAAVTTAFLALFPRVHITMLVWMFFIFTFQLPAMLLITFKLILWDNVLAYMLTQQAGVMSQVAFSAHLGGYAFGFVVAFVLLAARILPRNQFDLVALWDRWRRRQGLKVTGGNPTAVLARPIVMQEIGSRPLEQVPLTPIERLREEVATALGKRDTAAAVTAYLRLLELDERQTLARPQQLEIANYLAQAERYREAAGAYEAFLSAYPGSSDAGPVLLFLGLLYSRYLGETETATERLQHALGVLQSAPQRALAEQELAALGAHRAGN comes from the coding sequence ATGCTCATCCCGATCGGAACCGAATACCGGCCGCGCCAGGTACCATTCGCCAACTACGCGCTGATCGCTCTCAACGTGCTGGTTTTCCTTGCAACGCACGTATTCGGGGGGCGCCTCGGGGAGCAACTCGTCGGCATTTTCGCACTCGACGGTGCCCGCCCCAACCTGTACCAGTACGTCACCTACCAGTTCCTCCACGGTGATCTTTGGCACCTGTTGGGAAACATGCTGTTCCTGTGGATCTTCGGCAACGCGGTCTGCGACCGCATGGGTTGGCTGGGCTACCTGCTTTTTTATCTCGGCGGCGGCGTCTTCGCGGGCGTGGCGTTCACCTGGGAGGCGGACAATCCGATGGTCGGTGCTTCCGGTGCGATTGCGGCCGTAACGACCGCGTTCCTGGCGCTCTTTCCGCGCGTCCACATCACGATGCTGGTCTGGATGTTCTTCATCTTCACATTCCAGTTGCCGGCCATGCTGCTGATTACATTCAAGCTGATCCTGTGGGACAATGTGCTCGCATACATGCTTACCCAGCAGGCGGGCGTCATGTCCCAGGTGGCTTTCTCGGCCCATCTCGGCGGCTACGCATTCGGCTTCGTCGTCGCCTTTGTACTGCTTGCAGCGCGCATTCTCCCACGGAACCAGTTTGACCTTGTCGCGCTCTGGGATCGCTGGCGCCGCCGCCAGGGATTGAAAGTCACCGGTGGCAATCCAACCGCAGTCCTCGCTCGTCCGATCGTGATGCAGGAGATCGGCTCGCGCCCACTGGAGCAGGTGCCGCTGACACCGATCGAGCGCCTGCGCGAAGAAGTCGCCACCGCGTTGGGAAAACGGGATACAGCCGCGGCCGTCACGGCTTACCTGCGGCTGTTGGAACTCGATGAACGGCAGACTCTGGCTCGCCCGCAGCAGCTCGAAATCGCGAATTATCTGGCCCAGGCGGAGCGTTATCGGGAGGCCGCCGGTGCTTACGAAGCATTCCTCTCCGCCTATCCGGGCTCGTCGGACGCAGGGCCGGTGCTGCTGTTTCTCGGACTGCTCTACAGCCGTTATCTCGGTGAAACGGAGACGGCGACGGAGCGCCTCCAGCACGCCCTGGGCGTGCTGCAAAGCGCGCCCCAGCGAGCACTGGCGGAGCAGGAACTGGCCGCGCTGGGTGCGCACCGTGCGGGCAACTGA
- a CDS encoding polyprenol monophosphomannose synthase, which translates to MIDTPVNISVIVPTYNERENLAPLAERIFATLDARDSELLIVDDNSPDDTGGEAERLAERLPVRCLVRMRERGLATAVIAGLRAARGRYLVSMDADLSHPPESIPALVAPLRAGHADMVIGSRFTPGGRVDLEWPWYRRLNSWGGRLLARPLTPVRDTMSGFFAVRRDDLNLNTLHPIGYKIALELIVRHGWKRVVEVPIAFADRAAGQTKLNFAEQWRYLQHLARLYVFVLRQRRRDRHAC; encoded by the coding sequence ATGATCGACACGCCCGTGAACATCTCGGTGATCGTGCCGACCTACAACGAGCGTGAGAATCTTGCGCCGCTGGCGGAACGCATCTTCGCCACACTCGACGCGCGCGACAGCGAACTGCTGATTGTCGACGACAATTCACCCGACGACACCGGTGGTGAGGCCGAACGACTGGCCGAGCGTCTGCCCGTCCGCTGCCTGGTACGCATGCGTGAGCGGGGTCTTGCGACAGCCGTAATCGCCGGATTGCGTGCCGCCCGTGGGCGCTATCTCGTGTCCATGGATGCCGACCTCTCGCATCCACCGGAGTCCATCCCTGCCCTGGTCGCTCCGCTCCGCGCCGGCCATGCCGACATGGTCATCGGCAGCCGCTTCACGCCGGGCGGGCGGGTTGACCTCGAATGGCCTTGGTATCGCCGGCTCAACAGTTGGGGCGGGCGGCTGCTGGCGCGGCCGCTCACGCCTGTACGCGACACGATGTCAGGTTTTTTCGCTGTGCGGCGCGACGACTTGAACCTGAACACCCTGCACCCGATCGGTTACAAGATTGCGCTCGAACTGATTGTGCGGCATGGTTGGAAGCGCGTGGTGGAAGTTCCGATTGCGTTCGCGGACCGGGCTGCCGGCCAGACCAAGCTGAACTTCGCCGAGCAGTGGCGTTACCTGCAGCACCTGGCGCGGCTTTACGTCTTCGTACTGCGGCAGCGACGGCGGGACCGCCATGCGTGCTGA
- a CDS encoding glycosyltransferase family 2 protein, whose translation MLLSVVMPVYNEERTLFEIIRRVLAVPLEIERELVLVDDASRDGTPDLYPLLEREFPGANIRVFRQPVNQGKGAAIRRGFSEARGDILLVQDADLEYDPADYPKLLRPILSGQADVVYGSRYLRGTENRVLAYWHTRVNGFLTTLSNMCTNLNLTDMETCYKTFRAEVLHGLKLRSNRFGIEPELTAKIARGGWRVYEVAISYNFRSYAEGKKITWRDGVQAVYTIFRYAFAD comes from the coding sequence ATGCTGCTTTCGGTCGTGATGCCGGTGTACAACGAAGAGCGGACGCTGTTCGAGATCATCCGCCGGGTGCTGGCGGTGCCGCTCGAGATCGAACGGGAACTGGTGCTGGTCGATGATGCCTCCCGCGACGGCACCCCCGACCTGTACCCGCTGCTGGAGCGCGAGTTTCCCGGGGCGAACATCCGCGTATTCCGCCAACCGGTGAACCAGGGCAAGGGTGCAGCGATTCGGCGCGGTTTTTCGGAGGCCCGCGGTGATATCCTGCTCGTTCAGGATGCCGACCTCGAATATGACCCCGCCGACTATCCAAAGCTGCTTCGCCCGATCCTTTCCGGTCAGGCCGATGTCGTGTATGGCTCGCGCTACCTGCGCGGGACGGAGAACCGTGTCCTCGCATACTGGCACACCCGGGTGAACGGCTTTCTGACGACGCTGTCGAACATGTGCACGAACCTGAACCTGACAGACATGGAGACCTGCTACAAGACGTTTCGGGCCGAGGTGCTGCACGGCCTGAAACTGCGCTCGAACCGCTTTGGGATCGAACCCGAATTGACCGCGAAGATTGCGCGCGGTGGCTGGCGTGTGTACGAAGTAGCGATCAGCTACAATTTCCGCTCGTACGCCGAGGGTAAAAAGATTACCTGGCGCGACGGTGTACAAGCCGTGTACACCATCTTCCGGTACGCCTTCGCCGACTGA
- the nusA gene encoding transcription termination factor NusA, whose product MNPDLIRIIDSISRDKNIDRDSLIADIEAAMIGAIRKHYGEESDVVVQLDLLSGKFHATVDGAPVDVHLLGRIAAQSAKQMIIQKTRERERSSIFEDFTDRTGTIVTGSVVRSEGGNLLVNIGRTEGFLPRSEQIPGETHQPGDRIRVLILEVREQPNQVKIILSRAAPDFIMRLFELEVPEVAEQIIEIRALAREAGYRTKVAVSSIDSKVDAVGACVGVRGSRIKSIVEELGGEKIDIVRWNESSQILIQNALKPAEVQEIALCFELAKATVVVAEDQLSLAIGKRGQNVRLAWRLTGWDIDILTPAEYTKHVETMERVLKTVDGVDDVVIEKLVAFGCISVQDLDEIGPEPLVNGLSFDAALAERIIEEAGEECIRQEEEKEAAAKAKALADKLGIPHHPPAAGDDGKPASAAESHFEPFLEPTTLNDTVGNPWEAHTDSPNGSSIEALTTDTTPPAQAERGWDEAGDGATEEPRSAADSDTSAPAAVGDEEEPEPRSESPSV is encoded by the coding sequence ATGAACCCCGATCTCATCCGGATTATCGACAGTATTTCCCGCGATAAGAACATCGATCGGGATTCGCTGATCGCCGACATCGAAGCGGCGATGATCGGTGCCATCCGCAAACACTACGGTGAAGAATCCGACGTTGTCGTGCAACTCGACCTGCTCAGCGGGAAGTTCCACGCCACCGTTGACGGCGCTCCGGTGGATGTGCACCTGCTGGGACGCATCGCCGCACAGTCGGCCAAGCAGATGATCATCCAGAAGACCCGTGAGCGTGAGCGCTCCAGTATTTTCGAGGATTTCACAGACCGAACCGGCACGATTGTCACGGGCAGCGTGGTGCGGAGCGAGGGCGGCAACCTGCTGGTCAATATCGGACGCACGGAGGGCTTCCTGCCGCGCAGCGAGCAGATTCCGGGCGAGACGCACCAGCCGGGTGACCGCATCCGTGTCCTGATCCTCGAAGTCCGGGAACAGCCCAACCAGGTCAAGATCATCCTATCCAGGGCCGCACCCGACTTCATCATGCGCCTCTTCGAGCTGGAAGTGCCCGAAGTGGCCGAACAGATCATCGAGATCCGGGCCTTGGCCCGCGAGGCCGGATACCGCACCAAGGTCGCCGTCAGCAGCATCGACTCCAAAGTCGACGCGGTGGGCGCTTGCGTAGGCGTGCGCGGCAGCCGCATCAAGAGCATCGTCGAGGAACTGGGCGGGGAGAAGATCGACATCGTTCGCTGGAATGAATCCAGTCAGATCCTGATTCAGAATGCGCTCAAGCCGGCCGAGGTGCAGGAAATCGCTTTGTGCTTCGAGCTTGCAAAGGCCACCGTGGTCGTGGCCGAAGACCAGCTTTCGCTCGCCATCGGCAAACGTGGGCAGAACGTGCGTCTGGCGTGGCGTCTCACGGGTTGGGATATCGACATTCTCACGCCGGCGGAATACACCAAGCATGTCGAGACGATGGAGCGTGTCCTGAAAACCGTGGACGGCGTGGACGATGTCGTGATCGAGAAACTCGTGGCGTTCGGCTGCATCTCGGTGCAGGATCTCGACGAAATCGGCCCGGAGCCGTTGGTGAACGGTCTGTCGTTCGACGCGGCGCTGGCCGAGCGCATCATCGAAGAAGCCGGAGAAGAGTGCATACGCCAGGAAGAGGAGAAGGAAGCGGCCGCCAAGGCGAAGGCCCTCGCTGACAAACTCGGGATCCCGCACCACCCCCCTGCTGCGGGTGACGATGGCAAGCCCGCGAGCGCCGCAGAGTCGCACTTTGAGCCGTTTCTGGAGCCCACGACGTTGAACGACACCGTGGGCAACCCGTGGGAGGCACACACCGACAGTCCAAATGGTTCTTCCATAGAGGCGCTGACGACGGACACCACGCCGCCCGCCCAGGCAGAACGGGGCTGGGATGAAGCTGGTGACGGTGCGACCGAGGAACCCCGCTCCGCGGCCGACTCTGACACCAGTGCACCGGCAGCCGTCGGCGATGAGGAGGAACCTGAGCCGCGGAGCGAATCCCCTTCGGTCTGA
- a CDS encoding motility protein A, whose protein sequence is MDIATTVGILACLLLLFVSISLNGSVLTFVDPASMILVFGGAVAATLMCFPLRNMLRILAVVKKVVLTREQDPVEHVATLVRLAEVARRDGILSLENHLNDGAYDDFMVRGLRMAIDGQDPSVIQAAMEQEVETLIERHGNGKALFETLGKYAPAFGMIGTIVGLILMLRNMDDPAKLGPGMALALITTFYGSFLSNVFFLPVADKLGVRSSEEVSTRLLIIRGVMSIQSGDNPRIVQQKLMAFLDSRQRQRLASEER, encoded by the coding sequence ATGGATATCGCGACCACCGTCGGCATTCTGGCGTGCCTGCTGCTGCTGTTCGTGTCCATCTCGCTGAACGGCAGTGTGCTCACGTTCGTGGATCCGGCCTCGATGATTCTCGTGTTCGGCGGGGCCGTGGCGGCGACGCTGATGTGTTTCCCCCTGCGCAACATGCTGCGCATCCTGGCGGTGGTGAAGAAGGTCGTCCTAACTCGAGAGCAAGACCCGGTCGAGCATGTGGCGACCCTCGTGCGGTTGGCCGAGGTGGCCCGTCGGGACGGCATTCTGAGTCTGGAGAATCATCTGAACGACGGGGCCTACGACGATTTCATGGTGCGTGGCTTGCGAATGGCGATTGACGGCCAGGATCCATCCGTCATCCAGGCCGCCATGGAGCAGGAAGTCGAGACCCTGATCGAGCGGCACGGCAACGGCAAGGCCCTGTTCGAAACGCTCGGCAAGTACGCCCCCGCCTTCGGCATGATCGGAACGATCGTCGGCCTGATTCTCATGCTGCGCAACATGGATGATCCGGCCAAGCTGGGGCCCGGCATGGCTCTCGCCCTGATCACGACCTTCTACGGCTCGTTTCTCTCGAACGTGTTCTTCCTACCGGTTGCCGACAAGCTCGGCGTTCGCAGTTCAGAGGAGGTCAGCACGCGCCTGCTGATCATCCGTGGTGTGATGAGTATCCAGAGCGGTGATAACCCCCGCATCGTTCAGCAGAAACTGATGGCCTTCCTCGACTCCCGCCAGCGCCAGCGCCTGGCGAGCGAAGAGCGGTGA